A stretch of the Bacillus sp. FJAT-18017 genome encodes the following:
- a CDS encoding NAD(P)/FAD-dependent oxidoreductase, which produces MKYDVIVIGGGPSGLMAAAAAGAKGAKVLLIDKGDKLGRKLAISGGGRCNVTNRLPVDEIIKHIPGNGRFLYSGFSLFSNEDIIAFFEGLGIQLKEEDHGRMFPVTDKAQSVVDALLSKLEELKVKIFTNSPVRDLLFEEGRTTGVLLANGTKVEAGAVVIAVGGKSVPHTGSTGDGYAWAEKAGHTITELFPTEVPVTSSEAFIKKKELQGLALRGAAVSVLNPKGKPLVTHRMDMLFTHFGVSGPAVLRCSQFVVKALRKWDLREVQMQIDALPDKNAEELFQETISALKEEPKKSIKNLLKGLLPERYLLFLLERCDIDPSVSAGEVPHDRIRSFCKMCKQFTFNVNGTLPLEKAFVTGGGVSVKEIEPQTMASKKMDGLYFCGEILDIHGYTGGYNITAAFVTGRLAGGSAAEYAREV; this is translated from the coding sequence ATGAAATACGATGTTATTGTCATTGGCGGTGGCCCATCTGGTCTGATGGCAGCGGCTGCGGCTGGAGCAAAGGGCGCTAAGGTTCTGCTTATTGATAAAGGAGACAAACTCGGCAGAAAGCTGGCCATTTCCGGCGGAGGGCGCTGCAATGTCACGAATAGGCTTCCTGTTGATGAAATCATCAAGCATATTCCCGGCAACGGCCGATTTTTATACAGCGGATTCTCTCTTTTCAGCAATGAGGACATTATTGCTTTTTTCGAAGGGCTCGGAATTCAGTTGAAGGAAGAAGACCACGGTAGGATGTTCCCCGTAACAGACAAAGCACAATCTGTTGTTGATGCACTATTGAGTAAGCTGGAGGAGTTGAAGGTTAAGATTTTTACTAACTCACCTGTCCGGGATTTACTGTTTGAAGAAGGCCGTACAACCGGCGTCTTGCTTGCAAATGGAACAAAAGTAGAAGCAGGGGCTGTCGTCATTGCTGTAGGTGGAAAATCAGTTCCGCATACAGGTTCAACCGGTGATGGATATGCATGGGCAGAAAAGGCCGGCCATACCATTACCGAGCTATTCCCTACCGAAGTTCCCGTCACATCCTCTGAAGCTTTTATCAAAAAGAAAGAATTACAGGGGCTGGCGCTTAGAGGTGCAGCCGTCAGTGTCCTGAACCCGAAAGGCAAACCGCTCGTCACTCATAGGATGGACATGCTATTCACCCATTTCGGAGTCAGCGGCCCCGCTGTTCTCCGCTGCAGCCAGTTTGTTGTCAAGGCATTAAGGAAGTGGGATCTTAGGGAAGTTCAAATGCAAATCGATGCACTACCAGACAAAAATGCAGAAGAGCTGTTTCAGGAAACCATTTCAGCATTAAAGGAAGAGCCTAAAAAAAGCATAAAGAACCTGTTGAAAGGGCTCCTTCCTGAGAGATATCTCTTATTCTTGCTCGAACGCTGCGACATCGACCCTTCAGTCTCTGCCGGCGAGGTGCCGCACGACAGAATCAGGAGCTTCTGTAAAATGTGCAAGCAATTTACTTTTAATGTTAACGGCACACTCCCCTTAGAAAAGGCCTTTGTTACCGGCGGCGGAGTATCAGTAAAGGAAATAGAACCGCAGACAATGGCCTCAAAGAAAATGGATGGACTGTATTTTTGCGGTGAAATTCTTGACATCCATGGCTATACCGGCGGCTACAACATAACAGCTGCGTTTGTTACCGGCAGGCTTGCAGGCGGAAGTGCGGCGGAGTATGCCCGTGAAGTGTAG
- the leuS gene encoding leucine--tRNA ligase, translating to MNFNHREIEKKWQTIWETEKTFKTNEEKGKPKFYALDMFPYPSGAGLHVGHPEGYTATDILSRMKRMQGYNVLHPMGWDAFGLPAEQYALDTGNDPAEFTKKNIDTFRRQIKSLGFSYDWDREFSTTDPDYYKWTQWIFLKLYEKGLAYVDEVPVNWCPALGTVLANEEVIDGKSERGGHPVVRRPMRQWVLRITEYADRLLEDLEELDWPESLKDMQRNWIGRSEGAEVTFNIKGHDGTFKVFTTRPDTLFGATYAVLAPEHALVEEITTPDQKEAVQAYIDKVKAKSDLERTDLAKEKTGVFTGAYAINPVNDEEMPIWIADYVLASYGTGAIMAVPAHDERDYEFAKQFGLPIVEVVAGGDVDKEAYTGDGEHVNSGFLNGLNKPDAIRDMIAWLEEKGIGTKKVTYRLRDWLFSRQRYWGEPIPIIHWEDGTSTAVPEDQLPLVLPKTTDIKPSGTGESPLANITDWVNVVDPETGKKGRRETNTMPQWGGSCWYFLRYIDPKNDKQLADPEKLKEWLPVDIYIGGAEHAVLHLLYARFWHKFLYDIGVVPTKEPFQKLFNQGMILGENNEKMSKSKGNVVNPDHIVETHGADTLRLYEMFMGPLDASVAWSTNGLDGARRFLDRIWRLFIETDGSVSKKIQKGASADNLERVYHQTVKKVTEDYEGLRFNTGISQLMVFINEAYKTDVLPKEFVEGFVKLLSPVAPHVAEELWEKLGHTNTISYAQWPTFDESKLVENEVEIVVQINGKVKKKVMVPADATREAMEELAKKEISSELEGKTIRKVIAVPGKLVNIVAN from the coding sequence ATGAACTTCAACCATAGGGAAATAGAAAAAAAGTGGCAAACAATTTGGGAAACAGAAAAAACATTCAAAACCAACGAAGAAAAAGGCAAGCCGAAGTTCTATGCACTAGATATGTTCCCGTACCCATCCGGAGCCGGACTGCACGTGGGCCATCCTGAGGGCTATACCGCTACTGATATACTTTCGCGAATGAAACGGATGCAGGGCTACAATGTGCTTCATCCAATGGGCTGGGACGCTTTCGGCCTTCCTGCAGAGCAATACGCATTGGATACAGGAAACGATCCTGCGGAATTTACAAAGAAAAATATTGATACGTTCCGCCGCCAAATCAAATCACTTGGGTTCTCCTACGATTGGGATCGTGAATTCAGCACGACCGATCCTGACTATTATAAGTGGACGCAATGGATATTTTTGAAGCTTTATGAAAAGGGCCTTGCCTATGTTGATGAAGTTCCGGTTAACTGGTGTCCGGCACTTGGAACTGTACTTGCGAATGAGGAAGTAATTGACGGCAAGAGCGAACGCGGAGGGCATCCTGTTGTGCGCCGCCCGATGAGGCAGTGGGTGCTTCGTATTACTGAATATGCAGATCGTTTGCTTGAAGACCTTGAAGAGCTGGATTGGCCTGAAAGCCTGAAGGATATGCAGCGCAATTGGATCGGCCGTTCCGAGGGTGCGGAGGTTACTTTCAATATTAAAGGGCATGATGGAACATTTAAGGTTTTCACAACCCGTCCGGATACGCTTTTCGGTGCAACTTATGCAGTACTTGCTCCTGAACATGCGTTAGTTGAAGAAATTACAACTCCTGATCAAAAAGAGGCTGTTCAGGCGTACATCGATAAGGTAAAGGCAAAGAGCGACCTTGAGCGGACTGATCTTGCGAAAGAAAAGACCGGTGTCTTCACAGGTGCATACGCCATCAACCCTGTTAATGATGAAGAAATGCCTATCTGGATTGCGGATTATGTCCTTGCAAGCTACGGTACTGGAGCCATCATGGCGGTACCTGCGCACGATGAGCGTGACTATGAGTTTGCAAAACAGTTCGGCCTTCCGATTGTTGAGGTTGTTGCCGGCGGAGATGTTGATAAAGAAGCATACACAGGCGATGGCGAGCATGTAAATTCCGGCTTCCTGAATGGCTTGAACAAACCTGACGCCATCCGTGACATGATTGCATGGCTTGAGGAAAAGGGTATTGGCACGAAGAAGGTAACGTACCGCCTTCGTGATTGGCTGTTCAGCCGTCAGCGTTATTGGGGTGAACCGATTCCAATTATCCATTGGGAAGATGGCACAAGCACTGCTGTTCCTGAAGACCAGCTGCCGCTTGTTTTACCGAAAACAACTGATATTAAGCCTTCAGGCACAGGTGAATCACCACTTGCCAATATTACAGACTGGGTGAATGTCGTCGATCCTGAAACTGGCAAGAAGGGCCGTCGTGAAACGAATACGATGCCGCAATGGGGCGGAAGCTGCTGGTACTTCCTGCGCTACATTGATCCGAAGAATGATAAGCAGCTTGCAGATCCTGAAAAGTTAAAAGAATGGCTTCCGGTTGACATTTATATTGGCGGCGCGGAGCATGCGGTGCTTCACCTGCTATATGCCCGCTTCTGGCATAAGTTCCTGTATGATATCGGCGTTGTTCCGACTAAAGAGCCATTCCAAAAGCTATTTAACCAGGGTATGATCCTTGGTGAAAACAATGAGAAGATGAGTAAATCAAAAGGGAATGTCGTAAACCCTGACCATATTGTTGAGACTCATGGAGCAGACACATTGCGCCTTTATGAAATGTTCATGGGACCGCTTGATGCATCTGTTGCTTGGTCAACAAATGGCCTCGATGGTGCCCGCAGGTTCCTGGACCGTATTTGGCGCCTGTTTATTGAGACTGATGGCTCTGTAAGCAAGAAAATCCAGAAAGGTGCTTCGGCTGACAATCTTGAGCGGGTTTATCACCAGACAGTGAAAAAGGTTACCGAAGACTACGAAGGGCTGCGCTTTAACACTGGAATCTCCCAGCTGATGGTCTTCATCAATGAGGCCTATAAGACTGACGTGCTTCCGAAGGAGTTTGTGGAAGGGTTCGTAAAACTTCTTTCTCCTGTAGCTCCACACGTTGCAGAAGAGCTTTGGGAAAAGCTTGGCCATACTAATACGATTTCGTACGCTCAATGGCCAACCTTCGATGAATCCAAGCTTGTTGAAAATGAAGTTGAAATCGTCGTCCAAATCAACGGCAAGGTTAAAAAGAAGGTTATGGTTCCTGCTGATGCAACCAGGGAAGCGATGGAAGAGCTGGCGAAGAAAGAAATCAGCTCCGAACTTGAAGGTAAAACTATCCGCAAGGTAATCGCAGTACCTGGCAAGCTTGTTAACATTGTAGCGAATTAA
- a CDS encoding NapC/NirT family cytochrome c — protein sequence MFKKLLAIDKKILIFVALFAGIVLSAVSVKGMEYLDSPDFCQSCHIMDSAYGSFVDSTHSELACNDCHLPHDSEVGKLFNKGKAGMGHIYYNTLGTEKIPQVLHATDKTEEWVEGNCVKCHESTLTNVEHDAKESCTTCHRLVPHGKNFKSEDKFNEPPVSGELLENKGGF from the coding sequence ATGTTTAAGAAATTATTGGCGATAGACAAAAAGATACTTATATTCGTCGCGCTGTTCGCGGGGATTGTCCTGTCTGCTGTTTCTGTAAAAGGAATGGAGTACCTGGACTCGCCAGATTTCTGCCAGAGCTGCCATATAATGGACTCTGCGTATGGATCGTTTGTTGATTCAACCCATTCTGAATTAGCCTGTAACGATTGCCACTTGCCGCACGACAGTGAGGTAGGAAAGCTATTTAATAAAGGCAAGGCTGGTATGGGGCATATTTATTACAACACACTTGGCACTGAGAAGATTCCGCAGGTTCTTCATGCCACGGACAAGACAGAGGAGTGGGTTGAAGGGAACTGTGTGAAATGCCACGAAAGCACACTTACCAATGTCGAGCATGATGCAAAAGAAAGCTGTACAACATGCCACAGGCTAGTACCGCATGGGAAGAACTTTAAATCAGAAGATAAATTCAACGAGCCGCCAGTATCAGGTGAGCTGCTTGAAAATAAGGGAGGATTTTAA
- a CDS encoding sporulation protein Cse60: MIQVKLFDKEHEADLEKEMNLFLRNLDEKKLYDIKYNVAAMHEDDDDQIYCFSAMVIYRA; this comes from the coding sequence ATGATTCAGGTTAAGCTTTTCGATAAGGAGCATGAAGCAGATTTAGAAAAGGAGATGAACCTTTTCCTAAGGAATCTTGATGAAAAAAAGCTCTACGATATTAAATACAATGTGGCTGCTATGCATGAGGATGACGATGACCAAATTTATTGCTTTTCAGCTATGGTTATCTATAGAGCCTAG
- a CDS encoding rhodanese-like domain-containing protein — MEEIKTISPEELEKKLEAGEKLEVIDVREDEEVAYGMIPGAKHIKMGDIPENMDKLDKDKEYIFVCRSGRRSLNVCHYLQDQGYKVVNMEGGMLSWEGEVEANF; from the coding sequence ATGGAAGAAATTAAAACAATCTCTCCAGAAGAATTGGAAAAAAAGCTTGAAGCTGGGGAAAAGCTTGAAGTAATTGATGTGAGGGAAGACGAGGAAGTTGCCTACGGGATGATTCCTGGCGCAAAGCATATTAAGATGGGCGATATTCCCGAAAACATGGATAAACTCGATAAAGATAAGGAATACATCTTCGTTTGCCGTTCCGGCCGCAGAAGCCTAAATGTTTGCCATTACTTGCAGGACCAAGGGTATAAAGTGGTTAATATGGAAGGCGGCATGCTTAGCTGGGAAGGCGAAGTTGAGGCCAATTTTTAA
- a CDS encoding ammonia-forming cytochrome c nitrite reductase subunit c552, whose product MSKFRLGAYLMLLAVILIVSGCSSQEQTAGAKAKTTGLSKDEISNEAFKDMFPLQYNSYMKNEKMEDTKYSGSVKRSKYDADKEPYLPILFNGYGFATEYNEDRGHVYALEDVKNVARITDKSVGSCYTCKSTAVPQMIEEMGDDYWGGNFKTEIFPKGEAMGHSPIGCSDCHDPQTMDLRITRPSFVKGMEAQGIDISKATKNELRSYVCAQCHVEYHFAASNSEVTFPWDNGFKPEDMYEYYETTAKENGFEKDWVHNISGTPMIKAQHPDFETFVEGTHGKANVSCADCHMPYERVDGKRKISSHWWTSPLKTMDTSCGQCHGDRDLDKLKGRVTEIQDTHMEQLHVAEDVSLSAHYYVNKMITSKVPAEKIKAAQEHIRKGQWFWDIVAAESSAGFHNPQGSMDSLAISLEESNKAIMIATEELVKKGVNIDKLKEDIEKAKKAVTSEKDNKKKKDHAINEEFPPQQPVVPATPKK is encoded by the coding sequence ATGAGTAAGTTCCGCTTAGGAGCGTACCTGATGCTTCTGGCTGTCATTCTAATCGTGTCCGGCTGCAGTTCCCAGGAACAAACGGCTGGCGCAAAGGCCAAGACGACAGGTCTCTCGAAGGATGAAATATCAAATGAAGCATTTAAGGATATGTTTCCGCTTCAATATAATAGCTATATGAAGAATGAAAAAATGGAAGATACAAAATACAGCGGCTCTGTAAAGCGTTCCAAGTACGACGCTGATAAAGAACCATATCTTCCAATCTTATTCAATGGTTATGGCTTTGCGACTGAATACAATGAAGATCGCGGCCACGTGTATGCGCTCGAAGATGTCAAAAATGTAGCTCGTATCACTGACAAGTCAGTTGGATCCTGTTACACATGTAAATCAACTGCTGTTCCACAAATGATCGAGGAAATGGGCGACGATTACTGGGGCGGCAATTTTAAAACTGAAATTTTCCCTAAAGGGGAAGCCATGGGCCATTCGCCAATCGGCTGCTCAGACTGCCATGACCCGCAAACAATGGACCTGCGCATTACACGACCAAGCTTTGTAAAAGGTATGGAAGCACAAGGAATTGATATTTCAAAGGCAACAAAGAATGAGCTTAGAAGCTATGTGTGTGCACAGTGTCACGTTGAATATCATTTTGCAGCTTCCAACAGTGAAGTAACGTTCCCTTGGGACAATGGCTTCAAGCCTGAAGATATGTATGAATACTATGAAACAACTGCAAAAGAAAACGGCTTTGAAAAAGACTGGGTACACAATATTTCCGGAACACCAATGATTAAGGCTCAGCACCCTGACTTTGAAACTTTTGTTGAAGGTACGCACGGCAAAGCTAACGTATCCTGTGCAGACTGCCATATGCCATACGAGCGTGTAGACGGAAAACGTAAAATCTCTTCCCACTGGTGGACTTCACCACTTAAAACTATGGACACATCCTGCGGCCAATGCCACGGCGACCGTGACCTAGATAAGCTGAAAGGCCGTGTTACCGAGATTCAGGATACACATATGGAGCAGCTTCATGTTGCTGAAGATGTTTCTCTGTCTGCCCACTACTATGTGAACAAAATGATTACTTCCAAGGTGCCTGCTGAGAAAATTAAGGCTGCACAAGAACATATCCGTAAAGGTCAATGGTTCTGGGATATCGTTGCTGCCGAAAGCTCTGCCGGTTTCCACAATCCACAGGGCTCGATGGATTCACTTGCTATTTCACTTGAAGAATCCAATAAGGCTATCATGATCGCAACTGAAGAGCTTGTTAAGAAAGGCGTCAATATCGATAAGCTGAAAGAGGATATTGAAAAAGCCAAGAAAGCTGTAACAAGCGAAAAAGACAACAAGAAGAAGAAGGACCACGCAATCAACGAAGAGTTCCCTCCACAGCAGCCTGTGGTTCCGGCAACTCCTAAGAAGTAA
- a CDS encoding heme lyase CcmF/NrfE family subunit gives MYVVGNLSLVLGIMLSAYTLTATVFGIRKRSTQWLDSAKGGVLGILVSVLAASAFLIYFLATGHYEFTYVASYTNDSLPLIYKMTAFWAGNAGSLLLWTALLAIYTAVVALSTGRNNPYKPYALAVLAMNLLFFFIVMLVLANPFEISETVPEDGNGLNPMLQNPGMVLHPITLYLGYVGLAVPFAYAMASLMLKNMDSSWLRLTRRWTLTAWLFLTAGNLIGAWWAYVELGWGGYWAWDPVENASFMPWLTVSALLHSVMIQERKNMLRKWNLILVIVSYGLTLFGTFLVRSGILTSVHAFADSSLGTYFFIFLSFMVLFAAYLVVSRYGLIQAKSVPVTAIFSKESSFLLNNYILLAAAFAVFWGTIFPLLSETFIGTKINTGAPYFNKVMAPILLGLILLMAACPVIPWQKASPARFLRQIRWPLAAATVFAVLLIINGVEGAFAIIGISACMFMLSTHVAEIANGIKARRKATSENFVLAALKLFKKNSRRYGGYIVHIGIGVLAVGVISSQAYPLEVIKTVNRGESIKIGGYELTFKSFQEIEKSDRDILYAEIAVIRDGRELDSVYPEKIYYDNWAEPSTEVAVQSHWNEDLYVVLSSWETKNKITILARVNPFISWIWAGGYIMLAGIIIALFGGRRMAGQSIVQFITERRAS, from the coding sequence ATGTATGTAGTCGGAAATTTATCGTTAGTGCTTGGTATCATGCTTTCCGCCTATACCCTTACCGCGACAGTTTTTGGAATCAGGAAGCGGAGCACCCAATGGCTGGATAGTGCAAAGGGCGGTGTGCTCGGTATTCTTGTTTCGGTCCTGGCAGCATCTGCTTTCCTGATTTACTTCCTGGCTACAGGCCATTATGAATTCACGTATGTGGCTTCCTATACAAATGATTCACTGCCGCTTATTTATAAAATGACTGCCTTTTGGGCTGGCAACGCCGGATCGCTTCTTCTTTGGACGGCGCTGCTGGCTATCTATACAGCTGTTGTCGCATTATCAACAGGCAGAAACAATCCATACAAACCTTACGCACTCGCGGTTCTCGCAATGAACTTGTTGTTTTTCTTCATTGTTATGCTGGTTCTGGCAAATCCGTTTGAGATATCGGAAACAGTGCCTGAGGATGGCAACGGACTAAATCCAATGCTTCAAAATCCGGGAATGGTTCTTCATCCGATCACACTTTATCTTGGCTATGTTGGGCTCGCAGTTCCCTTTGCCTATGCAATGGCATCCCTCATGTTGAAGAACATGGACTCGTCCTGGCTTAGGCTGACCCGGAGATGGACACTGACTGCCTGGCTGTTCCTGACAGCCGGCAACCTGATTGGAGCCTGGTGGGCATATGTTGAGCTTGGCTGGGGCGGGTATTGGGCATGGGACCCGGTTGAAAACGCTTCTTTCATGCCGTGGCTGACTGTTTCAGCATTGCTTCATTCAGTGATGATTCAGGAACGCAAAAATATGCTGAGGAAATGGAACTTGATTCTTGTCATCGTCTCATATGGTCTGACTTTATTTGGAACGTTCCTTGTACGGAGCGGCATCCTGACGAGTGTACACGCATTTGCGGATAGCAGCCTTGGAACTTATTTCTTTATATTCCTATCCTTCATGGTTCTATTTGCAGCCTACCTGGTTGTTTCGAGGTATGGGCTCATCCAGGCAAAGAGTGTTCCCGTAACAGCCATTTTTTCGAAGGAAAGCAGTTTCCTGCTTAACAACTATATCCTGCTGGCTGCCGCCTTCGCGGTTTTCTGGGGAACAATTTTTCCGCTCTTATCAGAAACGTTCATTGGAACAAAGATTAATACAGGTGCACCATATTTCAACAAGGTAATGGCACCAATCCTGCTTGGGCTCATCCTGCTGATGGCGGCCTGCCCGGTCATTCCCTGGCAAAAAGCAAGCCCTGCACGCTTTCTTAGGCAGATTCGCTGGCCGCTGGCTGCCGCAACAGTATTTGCAGTACTGCTGATTATTAACGGTGTTGAAGGTGCTTTTGCCATTATCGGTATATCAGCCTGCATGTTCATGCTTTCAACTCATGTCGCGGAAATAGCCAATGGTATAAAAGCCCGACGGAAGGCAACTTCTGAGAATTTTGTCCTTGCTGCATTAAAGCTTTTTAAGAAAAACAGCCGCAGGTACGGAGGCTATATCGTCCATATTGGCATTGGTGTGCTGGCTGTCGGGGTGATTAGCTCACAGGCCTATCCTCTGGAAGTCATTAAAACAGTGAATCGAGGAGAAAGCATCAAAATTGGCGGATACGAACTCACCTTCAAAAGCTTCCAGGAAATCGAAAAAAGCGACCGTGATATTTTGTACGCTGAAATCGCAGTTATCCGCGATGGAAGAGAGCTTGATTCGGTTTATCCAGAAAAAATTTACTACGATAACTGGGCAGAGCCTTCCACTGAAGTAGCTGTACAGTCACATTGGAATGAGGACTTGTATGTCGTTCTCAGTTCATGGGAAACCAAGAATAAAATCACAATCCTGGCCCGGGTGAATCCATTTATTAGCTGGATTTGGGCAGGCGGTTACATCATGCTTGCCGGGATTATAATAGCATTGTTTGGCGGCAGGCGGATGGCAGGCCAATCAATTGTTCAGTTTATCACAGAAAGGCGGGCATCCTGA
- a CDS encoding alpha/beta-type small acid-soluble spore protein, with product MSRRRNKILVPEARQELDQLKAKVVGADRPEDAKYEAAKEVGVHLEHGYNGRIAAQDAGKVGGRLGGSMVKEMVRMAMENMKKQ from the coding sequence ATGAGCAGGCGTCGAAATAAAATTTTGGTTCCTGAAGCAAGACAGGAGCTCGATCAATTAAAAGCAAAAGTGGTGGGTGCTGACAGGCCGGAGGATGCAAAGTATGAAGCGGCAAAAGAAGTCGGTGTTCATTTGGAACATGGCTACAATGGCCGTATTGCTGCTCAGGATGCGGGTAAAGTTGGCGGAAGGCTAGGCGGCAGCATGGTGAAGGAAATGGTACGGATGGCGATGGAGAATATGAAAAAGCAATAA
- a CDS encoding MDR family MFS transporter, with amino-acid sequence MPRSLWLLIIGMVVNVIGSSFLWPLNSIYIHDYLGKSLSTAGFVLMLNSAASVAGNLVGGTLFDRIGGYKSILLGIGISLMAVAGLTLWHDWPQYVIFLTIAGFGSGIIFPAMYAMSGSVWPDGGRRAFNAIYVAQNLGVAVGSALGGIVAGISFELIFLANLIMYVVFFVIAVFGYKGIKVASGAQSSVLQENSPRFKGNKILQALLIVCIGYLLCWVAYVQWQTTIASYTQEINVSLTQYSLLWTVNGALIVLGQPFLNRFLKWFNRSLKAQMVLGMVIFAVSFIVAAYSNSFSGFMAGMIILTAGEMLIWPAVPAIASDLAPKGREGFYQGIVNSTATGGRMIGPLLGGILVDLYGMSMLFIILIGLFAVSIVTTLIYDRGIKESKQIVKVS; translated from the coding sequence ATGCCACGTTCGTTATGGCTCTTAATTATCGGGATGGTTGTCAATGTCATTGGCTCCTCGTTTTTATGGCCGTTAAATTCTATATATATTCATGATTACCTCGGTAAGTCGCTGTCGACCGCCGGGTTCGTACTGATGCTTAATTCAGCGGCAAGTGTCGCTGGCAATCTGGTTGGAGGCACCCTATTCGACCGCATCGGGGGCTATAAATCTATTTTACTTGGAATCGGCATATCTTTGATGGCAGTGGCCGGGCTGACGCTCTGGCATGACTGGCCGCAATATGTCATTTTCCTGACGATTGCCGGATTTGGCTCCGGAATTATTTTTCCTGCAATGTATGCGATGTCCGGGTCGGTTTGGCCAGACGGGGGCAGAAGGGCTTTTAATGCAATCTACGTTGCCCAAAACCTTGGTGTAGCAGTGGGTTCTGCATTAGGGGGAATCGTAGCAGGTATTTCCTTTGAACTAATATTCCTGGCAAACCTAATCATGTATGTTGTGTTTTTCGTCATTGCCGTTTTTGGCTACAAGGGAATCAAAGTGGCAAGCGGAGCCCAGTCTTCCGTCCTACAGGAAAATTCTCCGAGATTCAAAGGGAACAAAATCCTTCAGGCGTTATTGATTGTTTGCATTGGATACCTGCTTTGCTGGGTCGCTTATGTACAGTGGCAGACAACGATTGCTTCCTATACCCAGGAAATTAATGTGTCTCTCACCCAGTACAGCCTTTTATGGACTGTGAATGGTGCGCTAATTGTTCTTGGACAGCCGTTCTTAAACCGTTTCCTAAAATGGTTCAATCGTTCACTTAAAGCTCAAATGGTGCTTGGAATGGTGATTTTTGCTGTATCTTTCATTGTAGCGGCATACTCTAACAGCTTTTCCGGCTTTATGGCCGGGATGATCATCCTGACTGCCGGGGAAATGCTTATTTGGCCGGCAGTGCCAGCAATTGCCAGTGACCTCGCACCTAAAGGACGAGAGGGCTTCTACCAAGGAATTGTTAACAGCACAGCGACTGGCGGCAGAATGATTGGTCCATTGCTCGGCGGAATTCTTGTTGACTTGTATGGAATGTCAATGCTATTCATCATCCTGATTGGGCTTTTCGCTGTTTCAATTGTCACAACACTTATATACGACAGAGGAATTAAAGAATCAAAACAAATAGTAAAAGTGTCTTAA
- a CDS encoding cytochrome c-type biogenesis protein CcmH, whose amino-acid sequence MGRNGLVKNASILAALLLVLLPSAALAAYTANSPEFREVVGELHMDGHSEHELTTCKVRKVYNSEVLDMLNEGMKPDEVIKHYTDELGPQALKIPERQGSGLLAWLIPGAGVLAGGAAVSIAIRRVTTAKSVKPSTGEEMSPHTSREFSSLEKTLDNERKRHF is encoded by the coding sequence ATGGGCAGGAATGGACTAGTAAAAAATGCATCAATTCTTGCTGCACTGTTGCTGGTTCTTTTACCCTCGGCTGCTCTGGCTGCTTATACTGCCAATTCCCCTGAATTCAGGGAAGTGGTGGGCGAGCTCCATATGGATGGCCATTCAGAGCACGAACTCACTACCTGCAAGGTAAGGAAAGTGTACAACAGTGAAGTGCTTGACATGCTTAACGAAGGCATGAAACCGGATGAGGTTATCAAGCATTACACAGATGAGCTTGGCCCTCAGGCGCTTAAGATTCCTGAAAGGCAAGGAAGCGGACTGCTTGCCTGGCTAATCCCGGGTGCCGGAGTACTTGCGGGAGGTGCGGCCGTATCGATTGCCATCAGAAGGGTGACCACAGCTAAATCTGTAAAGCCATCCACAGGTGAGGAAATGTCGCCTCACACCAGCAGGGAATTTTCGAGCTTGGAAAAAACACTGGACAATGAGCGGAAAAGGCACTTTTAA